Part of the Bradyrhizobium sp. AZCC 1721 genome, CATCGCTATTACCGTATGCCGCCTTACTGGGGCGGCTTCTGATGCAGTCGGATCGGCGTGTTTCATGCGAAAACGCGTGGAACACTTGTTGAAGTGCCGGGTTTTCCTCGAAGCGTTTCTGAACTGAGGAGAACGGATATGTTAACGAAAACTGCCGTTGCCGGCCTCGCGGCGTCCGCGTTGCTGGCGAGTGTAGCGTTTGCGCAGCAAAGTCCTTCGGCAACGACTGACAGCGCCAAGACCGCCGCACCTGCGGCTGCAACCGATACCTCGTCGTTCAAGGGTACCTGGCGGGCTTCGAAGCTGGTCGGCCTGAACGTGTACAACGATAGCAACGAAAGCCTCGGCTCGATCAATGATCTCCTGACCGACAAGAGCGGCGATATCAAAGCAGCCGTGATCGGTGTCGGCGGCTTCCTCGGCGTCGGCGAGCACCTGGTTGCGGTGCCCATCGACAAGGTGAAGTTCGTTGATGAGCCGGTTGCCTACACCGGCACCGCGGGTGCGCCCGCTACAGGTGGCGCACGGACAGGCGCAGGGGGAGGCACTGGCACGACGGGTGCCGCGACGGCGCCTGCCGCGCCGAAGAAGAATCCGTGGTATCCGGATCACGCTGTGTTCAGCGCGACGAAGGATCAGCTAAAGGCGATGCCGGAGTTCAAGTACTCGACCGAATGAGGCCGCGGTCTTAAACACCAGGCTCCCTCAAAATGGCTGGACGGCATCACGCCGCCCGGCCATTTGAGTTTGGAAATGCCCGTTCGCGCAATGGTGCAGCGCATCCTATCTGCGCGGATTTCCCGATGATAGGTTGTATCGTGGCAGGAGCATCTGCCTCCTGTCTTGCATGATCCTGCGTCAACGGGAGGACGACATGGCGGACAGCGTCTACAAGGTCATCGAGCTGATCGGCACCAGCAGCGAATCCTGGGAGAAGGCCGCCGCTGGCGCGGTCAGCCGCGCCGGAGAAACCCTGCGGGATCTTCGTGTTGCCGAAGTGGTCCAGCTTGACTTGCAGCTTGATGCCCAAGGCAAGGTGGAAGCCTACCGCGCCAAGCTGAAAGTCTCATTCAAGTTCGAGGGGGCGTAGTCGGCAGTTTCGTAGGGTGGGCAAGGCGCTTGCGCCGTGCCCACCATTTATCCACGATTGTTGCCTTAAGTGGTGGGCACGCTTGCGCTTTGCCCACCCTACGATCTTTGCGCACCCTACAATTTGCAACATCACAGCGCCGACAGTGCGCTGACGTAGACATCGATGGCGCCTTCCGCTTCGGCGATCACGCGCAGCGTTTTGGAATCGAAGGCGATGCCGGCGAGCCGCAGCTTGCTGATCTCGGCCGAGACCCGCAGGCCGTTCTCGTTCTTCTGA contains:
- a CDS encoding PRC-barrel domain-containing protein; translated protein: MLTKTAVAGLAASALLASVAFAQQSPSATTDSAKTAAPAAATDTSSFKGTWRASKLVGLNVYNDSNESLGSINDLLTDKSGDIKAAVIGVGGFLGVGEHLVAVPIDKVKFVDEPVAYTGTAGAPATGGARTGAGGGTGTTGAATAPAAPKKNPWYPDHAVFSATKDQLKAMPEFKYSTE
- a CDS encoding dodecin family protein, translated to MADSVYKVIELIGTSSESWEKAAAGAVSRAGETLRDLRVAEVVQLDLQLDAQGKVEAYRAKLKVSFKFEGA